TTTGGAGGAAGCGCTGCGCGATCCGCATTTCGCGGGGCGCGGGCTTTTCGCGCACAAGGTCGCGGGGCCGTCGGGCAAGACCATGCCGGCCTTGCCGGTGCCGATCGCCCCTGGATTCCGTGGCGCTCGAGGCGTGGCGAAGGCCGTGCCGAAGCTCGGCGCCGGCGAGCTTAATTAAAGCGCCTCGCCGCGCATGAGGCGCGGTTGGGAGATTCTCGGCGAGACGCCCTCGCGCATCGCGGCGCGACGCAAGGGTCCGATGCGGTCGAGGAGATAGAGCCCCAGGCCGCGGGCGCTCTGTGTCGGCATGAAATCGGACAGCAGCGTGCGGTTGAGAAGATCGACCGCAAGCGTGCGACTTTGCACATCGGCACGGCGCAGCGCGTCGTAATGATCGAGCACGTTGTCGGAACCAATATCGCCTCCGTCGCGGCGGGCCGTGACCGCGAGTTCGCCGATCATCGCTGCATCGCGCAGCCCGAGATTGAGGCCTTGGGCGCCGATCGGTGGCACGAGGTGGGCGGCTTCGCCGACCAGCGCAATGCGCTGGCGTCCGAAAGACTGCACGGTCTCGATGGCGAGTGGAAACACTCCTCGGCCGGGTTCGGTCGTGATCTTGCCGAGGATCGAATGCGAGCGCTGTTCGAGTTCGGCGTTCAGCTCCGTCTCGTTGAGCGCCTGGAGATGCTCGGCTTCGCGCGGGCTGACCACGCAGACGAGGCTCGACCGGTTGCCGGGCAGCGGCACAAGCGTGAAGGGGCCTTGCTCGGTGTGGAATTCGGTCGAGGTGTCTCGATGCGGCCGGCTGTGAGCGAGATTGAATGTCAGCGCGGTCTGCGGATAGGTGCGGCCGCGGCTGTCGATCCCGGCCGCGGCGCGGCACAGCGAACGCCGGCCGTCGGCCCCGATCACAAGACGCGCCGTGACGGTGTCGCCGTCCTTCGTCGAGACGACGACGTCGCTGTCCCGGCTTTCGACCGCGACGGCTTCGCTTTCGACGCGGATCAGCGATCCGACCGCCGTTGCACGGCTATCGAGCGCGGCGACCAGATGGCGATTCTCGATGTTCTGGCCGAACGCATCGAGTCCGATTTCGTCGGCCGTGAACCGCACCTCGGGCGCGCGGATCAGGCGGGAGGTGGCATCAACGATCCGCAAGGTTCGCAGCGGCGCAGCCTGGCCGGCGCAAGCCTCCCAGACGCCAAGCGTCTCAAGCGCGGCGACCGAGCCCGCAAGCAGCGCGCTGGTGCGGTGATCGGCAGGCTGCCTCAGGGCAATCAGGGCGGTCTCGATCCCCGCGCTGGCCAGCGCGACGGCCGCGGTCAGGCCCGCAGGACCTCCGCCAACGACCACCACTTCGACGCTTAACGATTTTGCCATGGTTGTTTCCTTGGCCGTTCCTACCGCGTCTTTTGGCCCAAAACGAGGGGGCAGCACAGCCGGGAAACCATGATCGGCAGAGCCAATTCCGCAAGCCTGCTCAATGGGCTATCTCTTGGCGGTGACCGATGCGACGCAGCAGGACGCGCTGACCCATCTGACGGCCGCCGAAACGCGGCTGTCGGAGGTGCTGGCGCGCCCGAAGCGGATCGCGCTCGGCTGCATCGTGGCGCTCGCCGCGGCGGGTTGGCTGGCTTTGGCTTTGATGGCGACCGGCGGTTCGTGGAACTGGGACGCGCTGTGCCGGCCCGTGGCGCGTGCGGGGTCCTTGGGACAGTTTGTTGTCGCATGGCCGATGTGGGCCGCGATGACGCTCGCGATGATGCTGCCGACGGCTGGCCCGATGATCCTGACCTATGCCGAGATCGCCGACACCGCGGCGCGCAAACGCGAGCCCGTGGTGTCGCCGCTGGTGCTAACGGCGGGCTATGTCGTCGTGTGGTTTGGTTTTGCCGTCGTTGCCGCGGCCTTGCAGTGGACACTGGTGCGTGCCGGCTCGATTGATGGAAACGGCACCGGCGGGCTTGTCAGTGGTGTGTTGTTCGTTGCCGCGGGCTTCTACCAATTCTCTGCGCTCAAAAAATCCTGCCTGACGCAATGTCAGCGGCCGTTTCCGTTTTTCTTTTCCAACTGGACCGAGCAGACCTTTGGCGTGTTCCGGCTTGGCTTGCGCCAGGGACTCTATTGCCTCGGCTGCTGCTGGGCGATGATGCTCCTGATGTTCGCAGTCGGTGCCATGAATGTGGTCTGGATGGCCGTGCTGGGCGTGCTGATGACGATCGAGAAGCTTTCGACCACGGCGCGCTTCAGCCGCATCGCGGGTGCGGCTTTCGTTGCAATCGGCGTGGCCATGGTGATGTGGTCTCTCGTGTAGGGTGGCGTGATGGATTTGAACGAACAATTGCGCGTGTCGGACCCCTGGGCGATCAAGGGGGAGCTCACGCTGTCCTGCAACTGCGAGGTCTTCTGCCCCTGCGTGCTGTCGCTCGGCCAGTCGGCGCCGACCGAGGGTTACTGCCTGACCTGGGCCGCGGTACGGATCGACGAGGGCCATTTCGGCGAGACTTCGCTCTCGGGCGTGAAGTTCGGCTTCATGGCGGAGATCCCCGGGAAGCTCGGCCGCGGCAACTGGACCGTCGCGCTGTTCGTCGACGACAAGGCGTCGGCGCAGGCCGCCAAGGCGCTGACTTGGATCATGACCGGCCGGGCCGGCGGCTCAACTGGCTTGTTGAAAATCCTGGCCGGTTCCTTCCTTGGCGTGCGTCAGGTGCCGATCGTTTACGACACCCAGGGCGACACCCGCATTATCAAGATCGAGAAGATCGTCGACGGCGCGATCACGCCGGTGCGCGGCAAGGACAAGGGGCCGGTCGTCATCAGCAACAGCCAGTACTGGATTGCACCCGATATCCTGGTCTCCCGCGCCGACAAGTCGCGGTTTCGGCTGTTCGGCCGCAACTGGAATTTCGAAGGCCGGTCGGCGGAAATCTGCCAGCTCGATTGGGGCAATCAACAGCGGTGACTGCCCCGCTTCCGCGACAAGGGCGGGGGCGCTACAACGGCGCTGTGGGCGCTCTGGCATTCTCCGTTCATGTCTTCACGGCTTGCGGCGCGGGCTTCGCGCTGCTCGCGATGGTGGCTGCCGTCGCGCATGACTGGGCGATGATGTTCGTCTGGCTCGGCGTGGCGCTGATCATCGACGGCGTCGATGGTTCGTTCGCGCGCGCCGTGGACACGGCGGCGAATGCGCCGCGCTGGTCGGGTGACGTGCTCGATCTGGTGGTCGATTTCACCACCTACGTGTTCGTGCCGACCTATGCGATCGTCGCGGCCGATCTGATGCCGTTGACCTGGGCGTTGGCCATGGGCTTCGTCATCACGGTCACGGCCGCGCTTTATTTTGCCGACGGCAACATGAAATCCGCCGACAATCACTTCGTGGGCTTCCCGGCGGTCTGGAATCTGATCGCGTTCTATCTGCTGCTGGTGCGGCCGTCGGCCTGGACTACCGTCGCGGTGATCATGATCTTCGCCGTGCTCACCTTCGTGCCCATGAAGTTCATCCATCCGGTCCGGGTGCGGCGGCTGCGCTGGCTCAACACCGTGGCGCTGCTCGTGTGGTCCGCGCTGGCGCTGCTGGCCCTGTCACAAGGGCTTGCGCCGCAACCCTGGGTCACAGCGGCATTATGCCTGATTGCCGTGTATTTCCTGCTCGCCGGGCTGGTGCCCGCCCGCGCCGTGGCTACATGAGGTCGCCATGCTCGAACTCCTCACCGACTGGAACGCCTGGGTAGCCCTTGCGACCCTGACGGCGCTCGAAATCGTCCTCGGCATCGACAACATCGTCTTTATCTCGATCCTGGTGTCGCGCTGCTCGCCGAAAGAGGCGTTACGCGCCCGGCAGATCGGCCTGTCGCTCGCCTTTATTTTCCGCGTCGCGATGCTGTTCACGCTGACTTGGCTGATGAAGCTGACCTATCCGCTGTTCAGCGTGTTCGGCACCGGCATTTCCTGGCGCGACATCATCCTGATCGGCGGCGGCTTGTTCCTGATCGCGAAATCCACGCACGAGATTCACAACGAGGTCGAGCACCGCGAATCCGACACGAAAGCGGGCGCCGTGGCGCAGTCCTTCGCAATGGTGGTTGCTCAGCTCGTCGTGGTCGACCTGGTGTTCTCGCTCGACTCCATCATCACCGCGATCGGCATGGTTGACCGCGTTGAGATCATGATTGCCGCGGTGGTGGTCGCCATGCTGGTGATGTACGTCGCCTCCGGCCCGGTCGCGGCCTTCATTGCGGAGCATCCGACCACGAAGATGCTGGCGCTCGCCTTCCTGGTGCTGATTGGCGTGGCGCTGGTCGCCGAAGGTTTCGACTTCCACATCCCGCGCGGCTACATTTACTTCGCCATGGCCTTTGCCGGTGCGGTCGAGGCCTTCAACGTGATGGCAAGCCGCAAACGGCGCAGCCCTCAATAAACTCGCGGGAGCGAAAATGCCTGTCCTGCTGATCACCGGCGCTGGCCGAGGTATTGGAGCCGCGACCGCAAAGCTTGCCGCAGCGCGCGGCTATGACGTCGGCATCACTTACAAGACCGATGCCAAGTCCGCGAACGAAGTCATTGCTGCCGTGAAACAGCAGGGCCGTAAGGCCGTTGCGATCAAGGCCGACATGGCCTCCGAGGCCGATGTCGAGCGGATGTTCAACGAGGCCGATACGCTCGGGCGGCTCACACACTTCGTTTACAATGCGGGCATTCCCGGCACCGCTGGCCGTTTGGAATCCGCAGCCTCCACGATGATGCGCGAGGTCGTCGAGGTCAACGTGCTCGGTACGCTGTGGTCCATGCAGCGCGCTATCCGCCGGATGTCGGTGATGCATGGCGGGCAGGGCGGCGCGGTGGTGCTTTTGTCGTCGGTTGCGGCCGATATCGGCGGGCCCAACGAATATGTCTGGTACGCGGCCTCCAAGGGCGCGATCGAGTCCATGACTTACGGGTTGAGCAAGGAGCTCGCCGGCGATCACATCCGCGTCAATTGCGTGTCGCCCGGCGCGAGCGAAACCCGCATCCATGCCGATGCCGGCACGCCTGAGAAGCTTGCCAAGGTGGGACCGATGATCCCGATGGGCCGCGTTGGCAAGCCCGAGGAGAGCGCGGAGGGCATCCTGTTTCTGCTCTCGGATGCGGCCTCCTACATCAGCGGAACGGTGCTTCGCGTCGCGGGCGGCCGGTAGCTCTGGAAAGCCGTCAATCCCTTGCGCGGCCTTCCGGCCCCCCTATGATCGCGGCCCGATGAAACGCGCGCATGGCGTTGCGTGCTTACGAGGGAGTGAAACATGACCGCAGCAGTTCGAGTGCATAAGCACGGTGGCCCCGAAGTCCTGACCTATGAGCAGGTCGAGGTCGGAGCGCCGGGGCAAGGCCAGATCAAGCTCAAGCAGCATGCGGCGGGCGTGAACTACATCGATACCTATTTCCGTATGGGCATGTATCCGTCGCCGGTCGGACTGCCGTTCGTGTCCGGCAACGAAGGCGCGGGCGAGGTGATCGCGGTCGGCCCGGGCGTCACCGATCTCAAGGTCGGCGACCGCGTGGCTTACGTCACGGCACTTGGGGCCTATGCGGAAGAGCGGCTGATGCCGGCGGAGCGCGCGGTGAAGGTCCCGGACGGCATCACCTACGAGCAGGCCGCCGCGATGATGCTCAAGGGCATGACCGCGGAATACCTGCTGCGCCGGACCTACAAGGTGCAGAAGGGCGACAACATCCTGGTGCACGCCGCGGCTGGCGGCGTGGGTCTCATTCTCTGCCAGTGGGGCAAGGCGCTGGGCGCCAACGTCATCGGCACCGTGGGCTCCGAGGACAAGGGCAAGCTCGCGATGGCAAACGGCTGCGATCACATCATCTATTATCGCAAGGAAGACTTCGCCGCGCGGGTCAAGGAAATCACCAAGGGCGAGCTCTGCGCCGTGGTGTATGACGGCATCGGCAAGACCACGTTCCCGGCCTCGCTCGACTGCCTGCGTCCGCTCGGCATGTTCGCAAGCTTCGGCAGCGCGTCCGGCCAGATCGATGCCTTCAACATCAATATCCTGCAGACCAAAGGCTCGCTGTTTGCGACGCGGCCGACGCTCAACACCTATGCGGCCAAGCGTGCCGACCTGCTCGACATCGCCAAGAACCTGTTCGACGTGGTGGGCAGCGGCAAGGTGAAGATCCCGGTCAACCAGAAATACAAGCTGAAGGATGCCGTGAAGGCGCACCAGGACCTCGAGGGCCGCAACACGACCGGCTCGACCATCCTGGTGCCGTAAGCCATCGGGACGGCATTTTGCGTTAGGGTATGCCCGGGTCGCACTTGACCCGGGCATAGTTTTTGCGTGCAAACAGAAGAAAGGGCCAAACCGGCCTGGTGTCGGAACGGAGCTTGAGTTTGGACGTCTTTGCCGGCGAGTGGCTGAACCTGCTGATCCGATGGTCCCATATGGTGGTGGCTATCGGTTGGATCGGCACCTCGTTCTACTTCATGGCGCTCGACTACACGCTTGAGAAGAAGGGCGCACTTAATCCTGGCGTGATGGGCATCGCCTGGCAGGTTCACGGCGGCGGCTTCTATCACGTCGAGAAATACACGGTGGCGCCGCCAGCGCTGCCGGAGACGCTGCACTGGTTCAAGTGGGAGGCCTATCTCACCTGGGTGACGGGTTTCGGCCTTCTTGTCGTCCAATATTACTTCCACGCCGACGCCTTCCTGATCGACCCCGGCGTGATGCCGCTGCAACCCTGGCAGGCGATTGCGATCTCGGTCGGTTCACTCGCCGCCGGCTGGTTCATCTACGACGGTCTCTGCCGCTCGAAGATCGGCGAGAGCACCGTCTGGCTGGCGATCCTTGTGTTCGCGCTTATTCTCGTGTCGTCGGTGCTGTTCACCAAGGTGTTCTCCGGCCGTGGCGCCTTCATTCACGTCGGCGCGCTGGTCGGCACCATCATGGCGGTGAACGTGTTCGGTGTGATCATCCCGGGCCAGCGCAAGATGATCGCGCAAATGATCGCGGGCGAGAAACCCGATCCCCGTTACGGCATCGTTGGCAAGCAGCGCTCGACCCACAACAATTACCTGACTTTGCCGGTGCTGCTGATGATGGTGTCGCAGCACTATCCATTCCTGTTCAGCCATCCGCAGTCGTGGCTGATCGTGGCGCTGATCATCATCATCGGCGCGCTGGTGCGGCATTTCCTCAACCGCGTCGATGCCGGCGACGAATGGAACGGTTACGGCTGGACCTTGCCATGTGCTGCCATCGCGCTGATGGCCGCAATCTACGCAACCGCGCCTCAGGCGCGCACCGTGAGTGCTGGGCCGGCCGTCAGTGACACACAGGCCCAGGCCATCGTCGCCAGGCACTGCCTGATGTGCCACTCGCGCCATCCGTCGCATCCGGCGTTCCGGGAGCCGCCGAAGAACGTCACGCTTGAGTCCACGGCAGACATGCGACGTTTCGGTCAACAAATCTATATCCAGACGGTGCAGAATCGGGCCATGCCGCTCGGCAACCAGACCGGCATGACCGACGAGGAACGCGACGCGCTGGGCCGTTGGGTCAGCGCCGGGAAGTGATCGAGATCGTCTCGATAGGGACAGCATGAGCCTGCCGCCGGACTCGCAATCGCATGATCCGCCTTGGGGCCCGGCCGCGACGGTCGCCTGGACGCTGACGGCACTGCTGGTCGGCGTTCTGGTCGCAACCGGATTCTATGCGATCTGGGCCGGCGATGAGGTGCGGCCGGGGAGCACCATGTCCGACGGCGTGCTGATCGCCTTTGGCACCTTCATATCGACACCAGTGCAACTCGGGATCGTGATCTTCGCCGCCCAGCTTCGTCGCTGGCCGCCGGCCGATTATCTCGGCCTTGTTTCGCCGCGGCGCGTGGAGATGATGATCGCCCTGGGCTTCATCATCGCGCTCAACCTGGTCTTTGACGGCATCCTCTACGCCGCAGGGCGTGAAGTGGTGCCGACATTCCAGGTCGAAGCCTGGCGCACTGCCGTGGACGCCGGCTGGCTCCCCTGGCTGCTGCTGGCCATCATTGTCGTGGCTCCGGTCGGCGAGGAGGTGGTCTTCCGGGGCTTTCTTTATCGCGGTCTGGCCAAGCCCGGCTGGGAGGTCCATGCGATCGGCGCCATTGCGCTCGCCTGGGCTTTGCTGCACATCCAATATGATTGGCTGGGCATGGCGCAGATTTTCCTGGCAGGATTGGTGCTCGGCTGGTTTCGCTGGGCCAGCGGCTCGACTCTTCTGACCATCGCCATGCACATCCTGATCAACCTTCAATCCATGATCGAGACCTGGATCAAGATGGAGTATTTCTCTTGAGCGCTCTTGACCCCGAAGCGCTCGGCACGAGGGCCTATGCGATGATCGCCGAGCTCGCGGCGATCTCGGCCGAGCCGAAGCGGCTGGTCCGGCAGTTTCTGACGCCGGAACATCGCCGTGCTGCGGACCTGGTCGCGACGTGGATGCGGAAGGCGGGTCTCGCGGTGAGCGAGGACGCGCTTGGCACGTTGCGCGGCCGCTTCGGCACCTCGCGACGGCGGCTCCTGATTGGTTCGCATATCGACACCGTGATCGACGCCGGCAAGTACGACGGCCCGCTTGGCGTCATCGCCGGTATCCTCGCCGCGGAGCCCTTTGTCCGCGCCAAGGCGAAATTGCCGTTCGGCATCGACGTGCTGGCCTTCGGCGACGAAGAGGGCTCGCGTTTTCCTGCGACGATGACGTCGTCTTCGGCTTGCGCGGGTGTGTTCGAGAGCGAGGCGCTGACCAGCGCGGACGCCAAGGGCGTGACGCTCGCCGCGGCGCTCCGCGCCTACGGCAAGCTGCCCCAAGACATTGCGGCGGCGGCTTACCGGCCGCAAGACGCCGCAGCCTATGTCGAGGTTCATATCGAGCAGGGACCGCTGCTCGAAGCCAAAGGAGAGCCGCTCGGCGTGGTCACCGGCATCGTCGGCCAGAGCAGGTTGCGCGTCACCGTGACCGGCGAGGCTGGCCACGCCGGTACGGTGCCGATGGCGCTGCGCCACGATGCCTTTGCCGGCGCTGCCGAGATGGCGCTGGTTGTGGAGCGGCTCGCGCGCGAGCATCCCGAAGATGGCATGGTTGGCACCGTTGGCCGGATCGAAGCCTCGCCTGGCGCGGTCAACATCGTGCCCGGCCGCGTGGTGTTCACGGTGGATTTTCGTTCGCTGACCGATGAGCTGCGGCTCGCGGCGATTCAGCGCTTCACGGCCGAGGCGGAAGGCATCGCCGCGACGCGCGGCCTCAAAGCGAGCGTTGAGAATTTCCACGAAGTCGCGACCGCCCATTGCGCCCAGCCCTTGCAAGACGCGCTGGCGGCGAGCATCGCCGAGTATGGCCACAATCCGATAAGGCTGCCGTCGGGCGCCGGTCATGACGCACAAGTCATGTCGCGGCTTTGTCCCTCGGCGATGCTGTTCGTGCGCTGCCGCGGCGGCATCAGTCACAACCCGGCAGAGTTCGCCAGCGTATCGGACATGGGCGTCGCCATCGCCGCGCTGATCCGGTTCATCGAGAAATTCCAGCCAGGTTAGGCGGCCAGTATTTCTGCAATCGTCTGGAATGTGCCGTCGCTCGGCGCCACCTGCCACCGCAGTCCGGCCATCGAAATCGTCCCCTCGAACTTTTGCAGCGTGGCGACGGTGCTCTGACATGTCACTGGCGAGCCCGGCGTATCGTTGATCACGATGGCTTTGACGGCGAGCCCGCGGCGCGTCAGCACGTCGAGGCAAGTCAGTGTGTGGCTCAAGGTGCCGACATAGGTGCCGGCGACAAGCACCAGCGGGATATCCAACGCAGCCATCCAGTCGAGGACGGTGTGCTTTTCAGTAAGCGGCACCATGATGCCGCCGATGCCCTCGATCACCAGGATGTCTTTTGCTGCGGCGATGGCGTCGCGCGAGTGCTTCACCACAGCTCCGAAATCGATCCGGCGGTTTTCGCGCTCGGCCGCCATGTCGGGCGACAGCGGCGCCGAAAAACGCCAGGGCGAGACTCGGTCGATCTCGACCGCCGTGATCGGCTTGCCAAGCGCGCCAAGCAACGCGCACGTGTCGCTTTTCTCCACGGTAGCGGGGTCAAATCCGCTGGCGACCGGCTTCAGCGCATCGACCTGACGACCGGCCGCGCGCCAGTGACGGATCAAGCCGGCCGTCAGATAAGTTTTGCCGACGTCGGTGCCGGTCGCGGTGATGAAGAACGCGGTCATCGGTTGCCGATAATGCGGCTGCGGACGAGCTCGGCAACGCGCGCGATGGCGTCGTCCGGATGCACAGCACTGAAAGAAAACCGGAGGCGCGCAGTGCCATCCGGCACGGTCGGCGGCCGGATCGCCACGGTGAGGAAGCCTTCGGCTTCCAGGAGCCGCGAGGCTTCCAGTGCGGCATGCGCATCGCCGATCACCACCGGCACGATCGTGCTTTGCGCCTGCGGCAAGCCTGCGGCTCGGGTGAAGG
The Rhodoplanes sp. Z2-YC6860 genome window above contains:
- a CDS encoding UbiH/UbiF family hydroxylase; protein product: MAKSLSVEVVVVGGGPAGLTAAVALASAGIETALIALRQPADHRTSALLAGSVAALETLGVWEACAGQAAPLRTLRIVDATSRLIRAPEVRFTADEIGLDAFGQNIENRHLVAALDSRATAVGSLIRVESEAVAVESRDSDVVVSTKDGDTVTARLVIGADGRRSLCRAAAGIDSRGRTYPQTALTFNLAHSRPHRDTSTEFHTEQGPFTLVPLPGNRSSLVCVVSPREAEHLQALNETELNAELEQRSHSILGKITTEPGRGVFPLAIETVQSFGRQRIALVGEAAHLVPPIGAQGLNLGLRDAAMIGELAVTARRDGGDIGSDNVLDHYDALRRADVQSRTLAVDLLNRTLLSDFMPTQSARGLGLYLLDRIGPLRRAAMREGVSPRISQPRLMRGEAL
- a CDS encoding DUF2182 domain-containing protein, producing MGYLLAVTDATQQDALTHLTAAETRLSEVLARPKRIALGCIVALAAAGWLALALMATGGSWNWDALCRPVARAGSLGQFVVAWPMWAAMTLAMMLPTAGPMILTYAEIADTAARKREPVVSPLVLTAGYVVVWFGFAVVAAALQWTLVRAGSIDGNGTGGLVSGVLFVAAGFYQFSALKKSCLTQCQRPFPFFFSNWTEQTFGVFRLGLRQGLYCLGCCWAMMLLMFAVGAMNVVWMAVLGVLMTIEKLSTTARFSRIAGAAFVAIGVAMVMWSLV
- a CDS encoding DUF1326 domain-containing protein: MDLNEQLRVSDPWAIKGELTLSCNCEVFCPCVLSLGQSAPTEGYCLTWAAVRIDEGHFGETSLSGVKFGFMAEIPGKLGRGNWTVALFVDDKASAQAAKALTWIMTGRAGGSTGLLKILAGSFLGVRQVPIVYDTQGDTRIIKIEKIVDGAITPVRGKDKGPVVISNSQYWIAPDILVSRADKSRFRLFGRNWNFEGRSAEICQLDWGNQQR
- a CDS encoding CDP-alcohol phosphatidyltransferase family protein codes for the protein MGALAFSVHVFTACGAGFALLAMVAAVAHDWAMMFVWLGVALIIDGVDGSFARAVDTAANAPRWSGDVLDLVVDFTTYVFVPTYAIVAADLMPLTWALAMGFVITVTAALYFADGNMKSADNHFVGFPAVWNLIAFYLLLVRPSAWTTVAVIMIFAVLTFVPMKFIHPVRVRRLRWLNTVALLVWSALALLALSQGLAPQPWVTAALCLIAVYFLLAGLVPARAVAT
- a CDS encoding TerC family protein, encoding MLELLTDWNAWVALATLTALEIVLGIDNIVFISILVSRCSPKEALRARQIGLSLAFIFRVAMLFTLTWLMKLTYPLFSVFGTGISWRDIILIGGGLFLIAKSTHEIHNEVEHRESDTKAGAVAQSFAMVVAQLVVVDLVFSLDSIITAIGMVDRVEIMIAAVVVAMLVMYVASGPVAAFIAEHPTTKMLALAFLVLIGVALVAEGFDFHIPRGYIYFAMAFAGAVEAFNVMASRKRRSPQ
- a CDS encoding SDR family oxidoreductase — its product is MPVLLITGAGRGIGAATAKLAAARGYDVGITYKTDAKSANEVIAAVKQQGRKAVAIKADMASEADVERMFNEADTLGRLTHFVYNAGIPGTAGRLESAASTMMREVVEVNVLGTLWSMQRAIRRMSVMHGGQGGAVVLLSSVAADIGGPNEYVWYAASKGAIESMTYGLSKELAGDHIRVNCVSPGASETRIHADAGTPEKLAKVGPMIPMGRVGKPEESAEGILFLLSDAASYISGTVLRVAGGR
- a CDS encoding quinone oxidoreductase family protein, coding for MTAAVRVHKHGGPEVLTYEQVEVGAPGQGQIKLKQHAAGVNYIDTYFRMGMYPSPVGLPFVSGNEGAGEVIAVGPGVTDLKVGDRVAYVTALGAYAEERLMPAERAVKVPDGITYEQAAAMMLKGMTAEYLLRRTYKVQKGDNILVHAAAGGVGLILCQWGKALGANVIGTVGSEDKGKLAMANGCDHIIYYRKEDFAARVKEITKGELCAVVYDGIGKTTFPASLDCLRPLGMFASFGSASGQIDAFNINILQTKGSLFATRPTLNTYAAKRADLLDIAKNLFDVVGSGKVKIPVNQKYKLKDAVKAHQDLEGRNTTGSTILVP
- a CDS encoding urate hydroxylase PuuD, whose protein sequence is MSLDVFAGEWLNLLIRWSHMVVAIGWIGTSFYFMALDYTLEKKGALNPGVMGIAWQVHGGGFYHVEKYTVAPPALPETLHWFKWEAYLTWVTGFGLLVVQYYFHADAFLIDPGVMPLQPWQAIAISVGSLAAGWFIYDGLCRSKIGESTVWLAILVFALILVSSVLFTKVFSGRGAFIHVGALVGTIMAVNVFGVIIPGQRKMIAQMIAGEKPDPRYGIVGKQRSTHNNYLTLPVLLMMVSQHYPFLFSHPQSWLIVALIIIIGALVRHFLNRVDAGDEWNGYGWTLPCAAIALMAAIYATAPQARTVSAGPAVSDTQAQAIVARHCLMCHSRHPSHPAFREPPKNVTLESTADMRRFGQQIYIQTVQNRAMPLGNQTGMTDEERDALGRWVSAGK
- a CDS encoding CPBP family intramembrane glutamic endopeptidase is translated as MSLPPDSQSHDPPWGPAATVAWTLTALLVGVLVATGFYAIWAGDEVRPGSTMSDGVLIAFGTFISTPVQLGIVIFAAQLRRWPPADYLGLVSPRRVEMMIALGFIIALNLVFDGILYAAGREVVPTFQVEAWRTAVDAGWLPWLLLAIIVVAPVGEEVVFRGFLYRGLAKPGWEVHAIGAIALAWALLHIQYDWLGMAQIFLAGLVLGWFRWASGSTLLTIAMHILINLQSMIETWIKMEYFS
- a CDS encoding allantoate amidohydrolase, which produces MSALDPEALGTRAYAMIAELAAISAEPKRLVRQFLTPEHRRAADLVATWMRKAGLAVSEDALGTLRGRFGTSRRRLLIGSHIDTVIDAGKYDGPLGVIAGILAAEPFVRAKAKLPFGIDVLAFGDEEGSRFPATMTSSSACAGVFESEALTSADAKGVTLAAALRAYGKLPQDIAAAAYRPQDAAAYVEVHIEQGPLLEAKGEPLGVVTGIVGQSRLRVTVTGEAGHAGTVPMALRHDAFAGAAEMALVVERLAREHPEDGMVGTVGRIEASPGAVNIVPGRVVFTVDFRSLTDELRLAAIQRFTAEAEGIAATRGLKASVENFHEVATAHCAQPLQDALAASIAEYGHNPIRLPSGAGHDAQVMSRLCPSAMLFVRCRGGISHNPAEFASVSDMGVAIAALIRFIEKFQPG
- the bioD gene encoding dethiobiotin synthase, producing MTAFFITATGTDVGKTYLTAGLIRHWRAAGRQVDALKPVASGFDPATVEKSDTCALLGALGKPITAVEIDRVSPWRFSAPLSPDMAAERENRRIDFGAVVKHSRDAIAAAKDILVIEGIGGIMVPLTEKHTVLDWMAALDIPLVLVAGTYVGTLSHTLTCLDVLTRRGLAVKAIVINDTPGSPVTCQSTVATLQKFEGTISMAGLRWQVAPSDGTFQTIAEILAA